The genomic DNA GCAGGCAGAACGGGCTCTTGAGCAGGTCGAGCAGCGCCGAGGTATCGCCGTCCTGGTTGAGCAGGTCGAACCATCGCATCAGCGCAGCCGCAGCACGCGTGGTCGAGAGCTTCCAGCCGGTTTCGTCGCGCACCGGCGCGCCGGCCCGCGCCAGCAAGGCGCGCGCGCGCCGCGCCACCACGCGGTCGTGCGCCACCAGCGCCACGTGGCGGCGGCCTTCGTTGAGCCACTGCACGAGTTGCTCGGCGGCAGCGCCGGCCTCGTCCTCGAAGCGCGCGCTGCCGATCACGCGCACGCGCGGGCGCTGCGCCGGCAGGCCGCGCGGCGCGCGGCGCGCGGCGGCTTCGTTCGCGCCAGGCAGCCGCGCCTCAGGCCACAGCGCCAGCAAGGTGTCGTACCAGTCGTGCTCCCCTTCCCCCTCGCCCATGTCGGCATCGAGACCGCTGCTCTGCGCCTGCGCGGACTGCGCAGTCCAGTCATAGCCGATGCGGATCACCGGCACGAGCTCGGCAGCCTGCCGCAGGAACGCTTCCTCGATCGGCTGGGGCGGCGTTGGCCCGAGCCAGATGACCGGGCCGTTCAGGTGCTGGGCCAGCCGGTGCAGCGTGCGGCGGCGCGCCGGCAGCGGATCGTCCGGTCCGGACAGGGCTTGCCAGAAGGCCATGACGATGCGCGCCTCCTCGCCAAGGAAGCGGGAGGACAGATGCGCGTAGGTCCGCTCCAGCGCGCCTTGCAGCAGGGCCGCGCGGTCGTCCCCATCGACATCTTCGTCGCGGATGGCGTCGTCGTCGAGCCAGCGCGCGCTCAGTTCGTCGCTGATGGTGAGCAGCGTCTGCGCCAGCCCCCATGCCGCGGCCTCGGTCTGAGCGCCAAATGCGCGCCGCAGCCAGTCCTGCGCGCGGATGGCCTGCTGCACGGCCAGCAGCCGCGCCGCATGGCTGCGCACCGGGATCGGGTCGGGCGGCAGGTCGAGCAGCCAGTGGCCAATGGTGACGACGCGTGGCAGCAGCCGCGGCTTGCCGGCCGCGCGCGCGGCGGCATCCAGCGCCTGGCGCACGCCGAGGATCTGCGCAGCGGTGGGCACCACCACATGCGCGGCGGCTTGCTGCTCCCGCAATGGTCGAGGAAATACCAGGCCGCGGCGGCGGCCTGCGCAAGGAAGTCGGGGCCGGGACGAAATTGCAGCGAGGTCATGAAGCGAGAGTGACGGCCGGATCGGATGCCATGGCAAGAAAGCGCGCGGCGGTCAGCGCGCGCAGCCGGGCATCGCGCATCGGGATGCGCGAAAAGCGCGGGAATACCCGGAGAGCGTTCAGTGGCTGCCGCCTTCAAGGCGCGTGCGGATTTCGCGCGCGGTCTCCAGCAAGCCCTGGTAGCCGGAGCGCGCGTGCTCGGGGAGGTCGGGGTCGCCTATCAGCGCACCCAGGGTCTCGATGACGCTGTACAGGAGGCCCTTGGCCGCGCCGCCGGCAATGCTCTCCTGTTCGACCGCGGCATTGATGTGATCCAGCGCGTCGCTCAAGTGTTCCACTTCGGGAGGCTGCTGCGGATCCGGCTTGGAAGGGGTGTCTGGCGTCATGGTCTGTAGCCTTGTCTGTTGCGCGGGAAGGCGCCGGGCGCGAGGCCGGGCGCATGATTCTATTCTACGCGTCCGGTGGCGCCGCGCGACCTTTGCATCGCATGGGATTGCGCTTGCGCAAGGCCGGCGCACCGGGTCTCCAGACACAAGGAACGTTAGCGATAAGTCACACGCCAGGCGCCTGGCGGCGAGCCTCGACGCACCTCCCGATTGATAAAAGCTCTTGCGCCGATTAATACAATCATCCCACCAGGCTTGGCTTCGCGGGCAGAATTGCACTACACGCCGCCGCACCGGCCGGTCTTATCACCGCGTACGGCAGCGCACCGTAAGGTTGGCGGGCAAGGTATTGAATTCCCATCAACTGGTAACATATCAGCAGCATCCCGCCTATCTTGGCTGTCCCGTCGCTCGGGCCGGCCTGCACCGGGTGAGGCGCCTGCCTACGGGTATGCGCAAACTCGTGTAATGTAGCGGTTCGGCAAATCCCGCCTTCAAATTAAACTGAGCGAAACCAGAGGTTTTCCGCCATGAGTGAACAAATCAAGTATGTGAGCGACGCCTCCTTTGACGCTGACGTGCTCCAGTCAGACAAGCCCGTCCTGCTCGATTTCTGGGCAGAATGGTGCGGTCCGTGCAAAATGATCGCCCCGATCCTGGACGAAGTGGCCAAGGACTACGGCGACAAGCTGCAGATCGCAAAGATCAACGTCGATGAGAACCAGCAAGTGCCGGCCAAGTTCGGCATCCGCGGCATCCCCACGCTGATCCTGTTCAAGAATGGCGCGGTTGCCGCGCAAAAGGTCGGCGCGCTGTCCAAGTCGCAACTGACCGCGTTCCTCGACGGCAATCTGTAAGACGCTTGCCCGGGGCGCGGCGCCTTCAGGTGCCCCCCGGTGTAGCCACAATCCGACGTGCGTGCGCCTTCCCTGGCGCACCGTCCGGATTGTGCTAAGATGGCATCAACAACTTCCCCGAGCGTTCGCTCATTTCCTCCCCCTTCCTTTAGGTCCAGCCCGTCCGGGCGCCTCTGTACCCCTCGTCTATGCACCTGACAGAACTCAAATCGCTTCACGTGTCTGCGCTTCTCGAAATGGCCGCGACCCTCGAGATCGACAACGCACAACGGATGCGCAAACAGGAGCTGATGTTTGCGATCCTGAAGAAGCGCGCCAAGCTGGGCGAAATCATCTTTGGTGACGGCACCCTGGAAGTCCTGCCGGACGGCTTCGGCTTCCTGCGCTCGCCCGAGACCTCCTACCTGGCAAGCACGGACGACATCTACATCAGCCCTTCGCAGATCCGCCGCTTCAACCTGCATACCGGCGACACGATCGAGGGCGAAGTACGGACCCCCAAGGACGGCGAGCGCTATTTCGCGCTGGTGAAGGTGGACAAGGTCAACGGTCAAGCGCCTGAAGCGGTGAAGAACCGCATCATGTTCGAAAACCTGACGCCGCTGCACCCGAACCGGCCGCTGACGCTGGAGCGCGAAATCCGCGCCGAGGAAAACATCACCGGCCGGATCATCGACATGATCGCGCCGATCGGCCGTGGCCAGCGCGCCCTGCTGGTGTCCTCGCCCAAGTCCGGCAAGACCGTGATGCTGCAGCACATCGCCCACGCGATTGCGAACAACCATCCGGAAGCGGACCTGTTCGTGCTGCTGATCGACGAGCGCCCGGAAGAAGTGACCGAAATGATGCGCTCGGTGCGCGGTGAAGTGGTGGCGTCGACCTTCGACGAACCCGCCATCCGCCACGTGCAGGTCGCTGAAATGGTGATCGAAAAGGCCAAGCGCCTGGTCGAACTCAAGCGCGACGTGGTGATCCTGCTGGACTCGATCACCCGCCTGGCACGTGCCTACAACACGGTGGTGCCGGCCTCGGGCAAGGTGCTGACCGGTGGTGTGGACGCCAACGCCCTGCAACGCCCCAAGCGCTTCTTCGGCGCTGCGCGTAACCTGGAAGAAGGCGGCTCGCTGACCATCATCGCCACCGCGCTGATCGAAACCGGCAGCCGCATGGACGACGTGATCTACGAAGAGTTCAAGGGCACCGGCAACATGGAAGTGCACCTGGAACGCCGCCTGGCGGAAAAGCGCGTCTATCCGTCGATCAACCTGAACAAGTCCGGCACGCGCCGCGAAGAACTGCTGATCAAGCCGGAAATCCTGCAAAAGGTCTGGGTGCTGCGGAAGTTCATCTCGGACATGGACGAAGTGCAGGCCATGGAGTTCATCCTCGACAAGATGAAGGCGACCAAGAACAACGCCGAGTTTTTCGATATGATGCGCAGAGGCGGCTGATCGTTCGCTATGCCGCGCGCTGCGGTTCGCGCGCTGGCACTGCACTGGAAGGGCGTGCCTCGGCGCGCCCTTTTGCATTTCCGCCCTGTGCCTTCAGGAGTCCCATGTTCGGCCGACTGAGCCACTTCCTGCGTGCGCGCTCGCGCGTGCGCAAACTCGAGCACTACGCGATCCCCGATGCGCTGTGGACGCACACGGTGGCGATGCTGCCGTTTGTGCAGCGCTATGGCGACGCCGATCTCGCCGCCCTGCGCGAGCTCGCCACGCTGTTCATTGCCGACAAGGAATACTCGACCGCGCATGACCTGCCGCTCACCGACGACATGGTGGCCAGCGTGGCGCTGCAGGCCTGCGTGCCCATCCTCAAGCTGGGCATCGAGTGGTACCGCGGCTGGCGCGGCATCGTGCTCTATCCCGGTGAATTTGTCATCCGCCGTACCGTCGAGGACGAGATCGGCCTGGTGCACGGCGTGGTCGAGGAAGCCAGCGGCGAAGCCTGGGAACATGGGCCGGTCATCCTCTCCTGGCCCGATGTGCAGACGCCCGGCGCCGGACTGAATGCGCGCCACGCCCACCACCCCGACGACACCTACAACGTGGTCATCCACGAGTTCGCCCACAAGCTCGACATGCTCGACGGCGAACCGGACGGCGTGCCGCCCTTCTCGCGCGTGCTCCATCCGGGCATCGACCGCGAACAATGGGCCGAGACCTTCCTCACCGAATACGACCGCTTCGCCGACGCATGCGAGCAGCAGTCCGACCATGCCTGGGACCATCCGGAACGGCTGCCGCCGGCGCTGCGGGTGATCGACCCGTATGGCTGCGAGGCGCCGAGCGAGTTCTTCGCGGTGGCCTCGGAGACCTTCTTTGTCGAGCCGGCTGGCCTGCGCCGGCACTGGCCGGTCCTCTATGACTCGCTCGCGGCGTTCTACCGTCAGGACCCGGCCTCGATGTGATCGAAGATCGATATTTCGGCGCCTTCGCCCGCCCTGCGCATCGCGCACTCAAAACTTGCCCAGCATTTTGTTTTTCTGCGATAATCCTGGATTGTCCGTTATCGGCAAGTGGTTCGTTCGCCACAACGCTGCCAGCGCAATCGGTGCAATCAGCGCATCCAGCTTTTGGCGCTCTTGGCGCTTTTAGTCTTGGCAGCGGCAGCAGCACGGCAAACAACGGACTGGCTACCCAACCTGAAAGGAAACACCATGAAAGAAGGCATTCACCCGAATTATCGCGAAGTCGTATTCCTCGACGTGTCGAACGACTTCAGCTTCGTGACCCGCTCGACCATCCAGACGCGCGACACGATCACCCGCGACGGCAAGGAATACCCCCTGGCCAAGATCGAAGTTTCGTCGGAATCGCACCCGTTCTACACCGGCACCCAGAAGATCATGGACACGGCCGGCCGCGTCGAGAAGTTCCGCCAGAAGTTCGGCAGCAAGCTGAACAAGCTCACCGCGAAGTAATTCGCCGCGAGCCCGCTCGCTGCATGGCCTCGGACAAGATGCTCCGGCGCCGCGCACCCAAGCAAAGAGGCAGCATCGGCTGCCTCTTTGCTTTTGCAGCCTCCGCTGGATCGGCACCAACCGGCGCCGCCGGACGCAGGTAACCGGAAGCGCCCGCCCCGGCCGCCCCCAAGCCCCACCAATCAATGAGCGCAGCCAAGACTTCCCGTGTCCACCTGACCGCAGCCGCCACCGGCACGCTTCCACGCGCGCTGTTGCTGGCCATCTGCATCATCTATGGCCTGGCTGGCCTGTTCGGCCGCGATCCGTGGAAAAACGAGGATGCGGCCGGCTTCGGCGTGATGTGGCAACTTGCCACCGGAGGCACCCAGGACTGGCTGATGCCCAATATCGTGGGCCGCCCTTACGGCGAAGACGGCCCGCTGGTGTTCTGGGTTGGCGCCCTGATGATCCGGCTGTTTGGCGGCTGGCTCGGCGCGCCGGACGCGTCGCGCATCGCCACCGCACTCTTTTACTTTGGCACCTGCGCGCTGATCTGGTACGCGACCTACCTGCTCGGCCGGCGCGCCGAGGTGCAGCCTTTCGCCTATGTCTTCGGCGGCCAGCCCAACGCGCGCGACTACGGCCGCACGCTGGCCGACGGCGCCCTGCTGATTTTCCTGGCCTGCGTGGGCCTGGCCATGCGCGGCCACGAAACCACGCCGCAGGTGGGCCAGGTCTGCTTTGTCGCCATGAGCCTGTATGGCATGGTGCGCAGCCTGGACAAGCCAATCCAGGGTGGCATCTGGCTGGGCGTCGGGCTGGGTGCGCTGACCCTGTCCAGCGGGCCGGTCATCCCGCTGGTGTTGCTGGGGTCGGTCATCATCTGCGGCCTGGCCTGCAAGCCCTGCCCTTGCCGCGCGTCTTGCTCGCGAGCGTACCGCTGGCGCTGGCGCTGGTGGCAGCCTGGATGGCCGCCGCCTACTTGGGCGCGACCGACCACAACGACGCCGTGACCTTTATCCGCGAGTGGTCGCGCTACGATCGCCGCACCTACGGCGCACCGAACGCCACCGCGCTCAACTTCATCGCACGCAACCTGCTGCTGTTTACCTGGCCGGTGTGGCCGATTGCCTGCTGGGCCTGGCTAAGCTGGTCGGGCATGCGCCGCGCGCCGCATGTGGCGCTGCCCCTGGCGATGCTGCTGCCGCCGCTGCTGCTGCTGTTCCTGCTGCGCTCGCCGGGCGACGTGCAGTTCATCCTGCTGCTGCCGCCGATGGCCGTGCTTGCCGCGTTCGGGTTGCCCACGCTCACGCGCGCCGCCATCAACGCGATCGACTGGTTCGCCCTGCTGTTCTTCACCATCTTCGGTGGCTTTGTCTGGTTCATGTGGATCGCCAGGACGACGGGCCAGCCCCCGCGCATCGCCGCCAATATCTACCGCCTGCTGCCGGGCTTCCAGCAAGACTTCACCGTCAGCGCGATCATCTATGCGCTGCTGGTGACGGCAGCCTGGATCCTGATCGTGCGCTGGCGCCTGTCGCGCGCGCCCAAGCAGATCTGGCGCCCCGTGGTGATCTCGGCCGCGGGCACCACGTTGATGTGGGTACTGGCAATGACGCTGTGGATGCCTTCGATCAACTACGGCAAGACCTATCGCGATGTGGCCCAGGCCGCCTCGATGGCGCTGCCCACGGCTTATAACTGCGTGCAGCCGATTCGCATGGGCGACGCGCAGCTGGCCTCGTTTGCCTATTTCGGCCACATCCGCTTTGGCGGCCCGAACGACGGCTGCGACATCCTGCTGCGCCACGATCCCGTCGACTACGGCGAGCCCACCAGCATCTCGCATTTCGAATGGCGCCTGATCTGGGAAGGCCGACGCCCTTCCGACCGCGACGAGCGCTTCCGCATGTATCGCCTGGTCGATATGTCCCGGGTTGCGCCGCCCCGGCCCAGCCTGCCTGGGCGCCGGCTGCCGAGCCACCCCTGAGGTGACTGCGCAGCGCCTGCCCGCATGAACATGTTCCACGATATCCGCCGCATTTCCGTGCTGGCCGCGCCGGTCCTGGTCGGCCAGCTTGCGGTGATTGCCTTTGGCGTGATCGATACCATCATGGCCGGGCGGGCCTCGGCCATCGACCTGGCCGCCGTGGGGCTGGGCGGATCGATCTACGTCACGGTCTACATCAGCTTGAT from Cupriavidus sp. D39 includes the following:
- the trxA gene encoding thioredoxin TrxA, whose product is MSEQIKYVSDASFDADVLQSDKPVLLDFWAEWCGPCKMIAPILDEVAKDYGDKLQIAKINVDENQQVPAKFGIRGIPTLILFKNGAVAAQKVGALSKSQLTAFLDGNL
- the rho gene encoding transcription termination factor Rho, whose product is MHLTELKSLHVSALLEMAATLEIDNAQRMRKQELMFAILKKRAKLGEIIFGDGTLEVLPDGFGFLRSPETSYLASTDDIYISPSQIRRFNLHTGDTIEGEVRTPKDGERYFALVKVDKVNGQAPEAVKNRIMFENLTPLHPNRPLTLEREIRAEENITGRIIDMIAPIGRGQRALLVSSPKSGKTVMLQHIAHAIANNHPEADLFVLLIDERPEEVTEMMRSVRGEVVASTFDEPAIRHVQVAEMVIEKAKRLVELKRDVVILLDSITRLARAYNTVVPASGKVLTGGVDANALQRPKRFFGAARNLEEGGSLTIIATALIETGSRMDDVIYEEFKGTGNMEVHLERRLAEKRVYPSINLNKSGTRREELLIKPEILQKVWVLRKFISDMDEVQAMEFILDKMKATKNNAEFFDMMRRGG
- a CDS encoding M90 family metallopeptidase encodes the protein MFGRLSHFLRARSRVRKLEHYAIPDALWTHTVAMLPFVQRYGDADLAALRELATLFIADKEYSTAHDLPLTDDMVASVALQACVPILKLGIEWYRGWRGIVLYPGEFVIRRTVEDEIGLVHGVVEEASGEAWEHGPVILSWPDVQTPGAGLNARHAHHPDDTYNVVIHEFAHKLDMLDGEPDGVPPFSRVLHPGIDREQWAETFLTEYDRFADACEQQSDHAWDHPERLPPALRVIDPYGCEAPSEFFAVASETFFVEPAGLRRHWPVLYDSLAAFYRQDPASM
- a CDS encoding type B 50S ribosomal protein L31, with protein sequence MKEGIHPNYREVVFLDVSNDFSFVTRSTIQTRDTITRDGKEYPLAKIEVSSESHPFYTGTQKIMDTAGRVEKFRQKFGSKLNKLTAK